Within the Solwaraspora sp. WMMA2056 genome, the region GCGGCGGCGAGCAGCCGGGCCGCAGCGGCGACGTCGTCCGGGTCCGGTTCGATCACCGGCACCGGCGCGGCGACCGGGGCCGGCAGGTCCGCGGTCGAGAAGATCACTTCGAGGGGGAGGTCGAGGAAGGCCGGCCCCCGGTGCGGGGTGAGCGCGGCGGTCAGCGCCGCGGCGACCGCCGCCGGGATCTCCTCGGTCGAGGTGACGGTGGCGGCGTGCTTGGTGACCGGGGCGACCAGCGGTACGTGGTCGATCTCCTGCAGGCTGCCCGATCCCCAGCGGAACGCCGGCGCGCGACCACCGAGCACCAGCACCGGAGCGGCGTTGAAGAAGGCACTGGTCAACCCGGAGATGCCGTTGGTGACGCCCGGCCCGGCGGTGAGTGCGGCCAGCCCGGGACGCCGCTGCAGCTTGGCGATCGCCTCGGCGGCGAAGACGGCGGTCTGCTCGTGCCGGACGTCGTAGATCGGGAATCCGGCGGTGTGTGCGGCGTCGTAGAGCGGGAACAGGTGACCACCGGAGAGGGTGAACAGCTCCTGTACGCCGTACGCCCGCACCGCGGCCAGGGTGAGTGCCCCGCCGTGCCCGTCGATCCGTTCCACCATCGCCGATGCCTCCCGTCGATCGGGCCGGGCCGATCGACCCGGCCCGTGCAGGTTACCGCCCGGTACACAAGGCCGGCAGGCCGGCAGCGCCGTAGGCCGGCAGCGCCGGGCCGACATCCTTCACCGGCAGCGGGCCGGGGCTCAGCGGCCGGTGAAGTCCGGCTTGCGTTTGGCGACGAACGCGGCCATGCCCTCGGCCCGGTCCTCGGTGGCGAACAGGCCGGCGAAGAGCTGGCTCTCCCAGGCCAGGCCGGAGCCGAGATCCATCTCCAGGCCACCGTCGATGGCCAGTTTGGCCGCCTTCACCGCCTGGGCCGGGCCGGTGACGAAGGGACGGACCAGGTCGAGCGCCGTGGCGTACACCTGGTCGGCCGGGACGACCCGGTCGGCCAGCCCGATCCGCTCGGCCTCGGCGGCGTCGACCATCCGGCCGGTGAGGATGATGTCCTTGGCCCGGGCCGGACCGACCAGTCGGGCCAGCCGCTGGGTGCCGCCGGCACCGGGGATGACGCCGAGTTTGATCTCCGGCTGGCCGAGCTTGGCGTCGTCGGCGACCACCCGCCAGTCACAGGCCAGCGCCAGCTCACACCCCCCGCCGAGGGCGTAGCCGGTGATCGCCGCGACCACCGGCTTGGGGATCCGGGCGATCGCGTCGAACGCGCTGGACAACCGGGCGGCCCGCGCCGACATCGCCACGTACGACATCTCGGCCATTTCCTTGATGTCGGCACCGGCGGCGAAGACCTTGTCGCCGCCGTACACCACGACCGCCCGGACCCGCTCGTCGTCGGTGACGGTCCGCGCGGCGTCGCGCAACTGCTCCTGTACGGCCGCGTTCAGCGCGTTCATCGGCGGACGGGCGAGCCGGATGGTGGCGACGCCCTCCTCGACCCCGACCTCGACCAGCATCGGACCGGACACGTCAGACCTCCCGTCGTCGCGTTGTGGGACAGCCTACGACGATCACCGGAGAGTGGGTAACGTGATCCACAAGCGTGAGGAGGTAGCCGGGGTGTTCACCTACTACGATGACAAATCCGTACGGATCACCTCCGTCGAGTTCCGGTCCGACCAGCAGCGGTACCCGCTGACCGAGGTGGACCGGATCTGGCAGCGGCGCGGTGCCCGCCACTGGCGGGCGTACGCCGGTCGGGGCATGGTCGGCATCGCCTTCGTCGCCCCGGTGGTCACCGCGATCCTGGGGCTGGTCACCGCGCTGAGCATCAACGCCTCGCCGACCGTCACCATCGCACTCGTCGGCGGCTCCATCCTGGTCGGACTGATCGTCGTCCCGCTGGCCGACCTGCTGCTCGGGCTGCTCGACGACTCCTACGACCGGGGCGCGCACCAGCTCGAACTCTGGGCGCAGGTACGTCAGACGCCGGTGCTGCTGGTGTCCAGCCGCGACGCGCTACGGATCGGGCGCATCCACCGGGCGCTGCGCCGAGCCGTCGAGGCCGCGTTGGAGGCCGAGGCGGACGGCTCCGCGCCCGCCCGGGCGGTAGCAGCGAAACGACCGACCCGCCAGTTGACCGCCGGACAGCCGCAGCGGCAGACACGGCAGGCACAGCCACAGGCACAGCGGCAGCCGCGTCGCCGTACCTAGACCGGCTGCGACCGGGACGATTCGCCTCCGCTGGCGAGCGGATGGTGGCCGATGGGCCGCACAATGGTGGGATGCCCTTCCCGCTGCCCACGCCGGCGAGCCTCTACGCACTGACCAGGTCCACGGTCGGACAGGTGACCGATGCCGTCACCGGGACTGTGAGCGGCACCGTGAGCGCGGCGGCCGGAGTGGCCGGTCGGGCCACCAGCCAGGCCGGCCAGGCGGCAGCACAGGTCGGGCAGCTGGCCGCCGGGTACGCGGCGGTGCCGGGCCGGGCGTTCGCCGTACTGGACGAGATCGAGGCGCTGGTGCAGCGGGTCGGCACGGTGGTCGACCGGGTCGAGGTGCTGCTGGAACGCAGTGAGCGGGTGGTTGAGGAGACCGAGGAGGCGACCCTCCGGGTGGAGTCGATCGCGACGGCGGCCACGACGGCGGTGCAGGCGGCGACCCGGGTCGCGGCGGCGGCGGAGACGCTGCTCACCGACGCCGACCGGGTCGCGGTCGGGGCGAGCCGGGTCGTCGGGCGCAGTGAGCAGATCGCCGACCGGTCGGCCGAACTGCTCGGCGAGTTCGAGCCGGCGTTGCGGCGCGGTGCGCCGATGGCCCGGCACTTCGTGGAGCAGCTCAGCGAGGACGAGGTGGAGGCGGCGGTACGGCTGGTCGACGAGCTGCCCCGGCTGACCCGGCACATCACCGCCGACGTCCTGCCCATCCTGGCGACCCTGGACCGGGTCGGGCCGGACATTCACAGCCTGCTGGAGGTGACCCGGGATCTGAAGCTGGCCGTCGCCGGCATCCCGGGGTTGAAGATGCTGCGCCGGCGGGGCGCGGACCGGCTCAGCGAGGAGGAGGAGCCGCCGGCGACGAGTTGACCGCCGCGCCTACCCTGCCCGGTTTGACTTCCTCCCCGCCCTGAAGGACGGGGATTCCCTTGGTCACCCTCGGGGTTTCCTGTTTCACCGACGACCGCCCCGTCCGAGAGGAGGACTCCCGGTGAGGTCTTACACCGCCTCCACAGGCAATCACGGAGAGCCCCTCCGCGAGAATGTTGCGGGCCGCGTTCACGTCCCGGTCATGGGCCTGCCCGCACCGGCAGGTCCACGACCGGACGGTCAACGGCATCCGCTCGGCCAGTTCGCCGCAGGCGGAGCATCGTCGGGTCGACGGGAACCAGCGGTCGACTACCACCAGATTGCGGCCGTACCAGTCGGCCTTGTAGGCCAGCATGGTGCGGAACTGCCGCCAGGCCGCGTCGGAGATGGCGCGGGCCAGACTGTGGTTGGCCATCATGTTGCGGACGGTCAGGTCCTCGATCACGATCGTTTGGGTGTCACGAACGAGCCGAGTGGTCAACTTGTGCAGATGGTCGCGGCGGCGGTCGGCGATCCGGGCATCAACCCGGGCCACCGCCAGTCGGGCTCTGGCCCGGTTCGCCGAACCTCGGGCCTTGCGGGCGAGGTTCCGCTGGGCGCGGGCCAGCCGATCGCGGTCGCGGCGTTCGTGCCTCGGGTTGGCGATCTTCTCCCCGGTCGACAGGGTGAACAGGCTGTCGAGGCCGGCGTCGACCCCCATCCTGCCCGACGCGGCCGGGGCTGGCTCGATCCGGTCGTCGCAGAGCAGGGAGACGAACCAACGGCGTGCCGCGTCCTGCGACACCGTCACCGTCGACGGCACCGCACCCTGCGGGAGTGGCCGGGACCAGACGATGTCCAACGGATCAGACATCTTCGCCAGGGTCAGCCGACCGTCGCGCCAGCGGAACGCGCTGGTCGTGTACTCCGCCGACCGCCGCGACCGCTTCTTCGACTTGAACGTCGGATACCGGGCCCGTTTCGCCCAGAAGTTGGTGAACGCGGTCTGCAGGTGCCGCAGCGCCTGCTGCAGAGGGACGCAGGAGACGTCGTTGAGGAACGCGAACTCGTCGGTCTTCTTCCACCCGGTCAGCATCGCCGACGACTGGTTATAGGTGATCCGTTCCTGGCGTTGGGTCCACGCCTCGCTGCGGGCGGCCAGGGCCTTGTTGTAGACCAGCCGGACACAACCGAACGTCCGGGCGAGCTCGACCGCCTGCTCCGGGGTGGGGTAGAAGCGGTACCTGAACGCCCGCTTCACGGTCCTGGACACAGTCCACAGTCTAACAATCCCGTCATGAGCCCAGGGGATGGCGTGTAGGCGGACGCCGATCCGCCCCGGCGGCGGATCGGCTATCCCTGCCCTGCTCCCTAGGGGTTCCGTTTCCTCTCTGACCTGAAGGCCGAAGTATCCACGGAAGGACTCTGATGACTGGATCGAGCATCGGGCGCGGCACTACGATCGGCGGTGTGCTGGCCGCGCTGGTCGCGACGGCGGCGTTCGGTGGCTGCGGGGTGGTGGGCACCGGTGCGGGTCGCGCCGCCGACCGTACTGTGGACCGGGCCGCCGGTGACCCCGGCGGCGGGGACCGGGACGTGCGCACCTTGAGCGCCGCCGAGGTCGAGGCCAACGCCAAGGTACGGCTGCCGCCGGGCACGGTGCTGTTGTCGACGTCGTTCGCCAGCGCCCTGGACTGGCACCTGACGGCGATGTTCCGCATCCCCGGCGACGAGCTGCCCGGGTTCCTGGACGACAGCCGGTTCCCCGCTCCCGAGCCGGGGTTGCGGGCGGTGCGGACCGCCGATCACCCCGGCGGCGACACCTGGCGGCCGGACGACGCGGTGTCGGTGTCCGGCATCGACCAACGCGACGAGCCGGTGGACGGGGTGTTCCGGACGGTGCTGCTCGATCTCGACGCGCCGGACGAGGTGACGGTCTACCTGGTGGCGTTCACGACCTGACCCGTCTCACCGGACGTCAGGGGCCACCCGCCGCAGCGGGACGACCCGACGCCGCCCCGACCGCCGACGCGTCAGGCGCTGACCAGGCCGGGCCGACGTAGGTCCTCGACGTCGACCACCTCGCGCCCCAGCGGCCAGAACGCGGCCGGCACCAACTTGAAGTTGGCGATGCCGAACGGGATCCCGATGATCGTCAGGCAGAGGGTGATCCCGGTGACGATGTGGGTGAGCGCCAACCACCAGCCGGCGAGCAGCACCCAGAGGATGTTCGCCAGCCCGGAGCCGATCCCGGCGCCGGGCTTGGCCACCAGCGTCCGACCGAACGGCCAGAGGGAGTAGTAGGCCAACCGCAGCGAGGCCACCCCGAACGGGATCGTGACGACCAGCACGAAGCAGATCAGCGCGGCCAGCCCGTACGCGACGCCGAGCACGATGCCGCCGCCGAAGAACAACCAGAGCAGGTTGAGAATGACTCGCATGACTCGATGATCCCGTACCCGCGCC harbors:
- a CDS encoding DUF6232 family protein, with product MIHKREEVAGVFTYYDDKSVRITSVEFRSDQQRYPLTEVDRIWQRRGARHWRAYAGRGMVGIAFVAPVVTAILGLVTALSINASPTVTIALVGGSILVGLIVVPLADLLLGLLDDSYDRGAHQLELWAQVRQTPVLLVSSRDALRIGRIHRALRRAVEAALEAEADGSAPARAVAAKRPTRQLTAGQPQRQTRQAQPQAQRQPRRRT
- a CDS encoding YccF domain-containing protein, translated to MRVILNLLWLFFGGGIVLGVAYGLAALICFVLVVTIPFGVASLRLAYYSLWPFGRTLVAKPGAGIGSGLANILWVLLAGWWLALTHIVTGITLCLTIIGIPFGIANFKLVPAAFWPLGREVVDVEDLRRPGLVSA
- a CDS encoding transposase, whose protein sequence is MSRTVKRAFRYRFYPTPEQAVELARTFGCVRLVYNKALAARSEAWTQRQERITYNQSSAMLTGWKKTDEFAFLNDVSCVPLQQALRHLQTAFTNFWAKRARYPTFKSKKRSRRSAEYTTSAFRWRDGRLTLAKMSDPLDIVWSRPLPQGAVPSTVTVSQDAARRWFVSLLCDDRIEPAPAASGRMGVDAGLDSLFTLSTGEKIANPRHERRDRDRLARAQRNLARKARGSANRARARLAVARVDARIADRRRDHLHKLTTRLVRDTQTIVIEDLTVRNMMANHSLARAISDAAWRQFRTMLAYKADWYGRNLVVVDRWFPSTRRCSACGELAERMPLTVRSWTCRCGQAHDRDVNAARNILAEGLSVIACGGGVRPHRESSSRTGRSSVKQETPRVTKGIPVLQGGEEVKPGRVGAAVNSSPAAPPPR
- a CDS encoding enoyl-CoA hydratase-related protein, with product MLVEVGVEEGVATIRLARPPMNALNAAVQEQLRDAARTVTDDERVRAVVVYGGDKVFAAGADIKEMAEMSYVAMSARAARLSSAFDAIARIPKPVVAAITGYALGGGCELALACDWRVVADDAKLGQPEIKLGVIPGAGGTQRLARLVGPARAKDIILTGRMVDAAEAERIGLADRVVPADQVYATALDLVRPFVTGPAQAVKAAKLAIDGGLEMDLGSGLAWESQLFAGLFATEDRAEGMAAFVAKRKPDFTGR